Within Streptomyces roseirectus, the genomic segment GGTGATGTGGCGGGTACGGTTGCGGATGAACTCATCGGCAGCATCACCGGCGGCATGGCAAAGGACAGTACCGATGAAATTGTCTACCGCAACGGAAGTCTGTTCAATGACACCAGGGACTCGACTTATTCCTTGGTCGAAGAAGCTGCCAAGAAGGCCGGAGAAGCAGCTGGTCAACGTCATCCACTCATCGAGGGTTCCGTGGCCAACGCTGCAGAGTCAGGATTCGATACCGCCCGTTCTAAGATCAATGACTACATCGAAGGCGAGGGTGTACCCCGAAGCCTCGACTCGGAAGGCTGAACGTTGAAAATCAACCGCCCGAAGATCTTCATCCCTGCAGGGTTCGTGTTGGCTGTAGTCCTGGTCATGACAGTGCTGTATGTCTTTGGGTTTCCGCCGTTCAAAGAAGTGCGAGAGATTAAGGCTGGCGAAGTATGCGGTTCGCTCGGTGACGCGGCGCGTGCTGGAGCGGCGTTGAGGGAAGTTCTGCCCAAAAAGTCAGAATATTCCTCGAGGGATGATGTTACTGCCTCCCGTGTTGATGAGATGGATAGCTCTTACGGGACGTATTGCTTTGTTTACGGTGACGGCAAGCAGGTTGCTGTGGCCCGAGCGGAGCTGGTGGAGTACGAGAATACGGATCAATGGGTGAAAGAGGTGGTTGAGCAACTGGTTCCCGCGTCCTCCCTGACTCCTTTCGAAGCAGGTGATAGGGCCGTGGCTTCCAGTCGGATTGCGGCAATCTATTCACCTTGCCTGTCGCGCGGAGCGAATAGGTACCTCAGCGTGCATGTCCATTTGAAGGAAAAGGGTGATGCGGGCGATTCGGAACTGCGATCGGGCCTCATTGAATTGGCGGAGAATGCGACCGTGTATGCCCACTCTCGCGCCAGGTGTGACTTGCCTTCCAAAGTGAATGCTGCCAGTTGATGATGCCGACCTTGTCAACGGTGGAGCGGTCGGACTCTGAAGCGATGAAGGAGCTGATCGTGTCCTACGTTCAGGGATGTGAGGGGGCTGGCGGGGGTGGCTGAGGTGTGCGGTGACCGGATCTGACGGATTTACTGTGGCTTGATGGTTGTAAGGGAGTGGAACGGGGGTGGGTGGGTGTTTAGGGGGTGACAGGTCGTTCCGGGATCGATGTCACGGAGGTGGGTGTCATGGGTGGTGCCGCGGTGCGGCTCAAGGGGGCGTTGGAGTTGGTGGCCGGCGGGGAGGTGCCGGTGCGGATCCGGGCGTGGGACGGGTCCGAGGCCGGGCCGGAGGAGGGGCCGGTGTTGGTGGTGAGGAACCGGCGGGCGTTGCGGCGGTTGTTGTTCAAGCCGGGGGAACTGGGGCTGGCCCGGGCCTGGGTGGCGGGGGACGTCACGGTCGAGGGGGATCTCTACCGGGCGTTGGAGCTGCTGGCCGGGGTCATCTGGGAGCGCGGGGAGGAGGCGCCCTCACTGGCGCAGTCGCTGCGGCGGGCCGACTTCAGGCGCGGAGTCGTCGGGCTGATCAGGCTCGCGGGGCTGCCCCTCGCACCCACGCCGCCGCCCGAGGAAGCCCGGCGGGTCCGGCATCTGCACACCCGGCACACGGACCGCCGCGCCATCAGCCACCACTACGACGTGGGGAACGAGTTCTACTCGCTGGTGCTCGGGCCGTCCATGGTCTACTCCTGCGCCTACTGGAGCGAGGACGACGAGACGCTGGAAGCGGCGCAGCGGGACAAACTGGAGCTGGTGTGCCGGAAGTTGGGGGTCGGCGCGGGGCAGCGGGTGCTGGACGTCGGCTGCGGCTGGGGCTCGTTCGCGATCCACGCCGCGCGCGAGCACGGCGCCAGAGTCGTCGGCGTGACGCTCTCGCAGGAGCAGGCCGCCCTCGCCCGTAAGCGCGTCGCCGACGCCGGGCTCACGGACGTCGTCGAGATCCGCGTCCAGGACTACCGGGACGTCGACGACGGCCCCTTCGACGCGATCTCCTCCATCGGCATGGCCGAGCACGTCGGCGCCGAGAAGTACCTGGAGTACGCCCGCCGGCTCCACCAACTCCTCGCTCCCGGCGGCCGGTTGCTCAACCACCAGATCGCCCGGCCGCCCCGGATGGACGAAACCGCCTACGAGGTCGACTCGTTCATCGACGCGTACGTCTTCCCCGACGGCGAACTCGCGCCGCTCGGCACCACCGTCACGCAGTTGGAGCGCGCCGGGTTCGAGGTGCGCGACGTCGAGTCGATCCGCGAGCACTACGCGCTGACGCTGCGCCGCTGGGTGAGCAACCTGGAGGACGGATGGGAACGGGCGCTGAAACTCGTCAGCCCCGGACGGGCCCGGGTCTGGCAGCTCTACATGGCCGCCTCCGCCCTCGCCTTCGAACGCAACCGCATCGGCGTCAACCAGGTCCTCGCCGTCCGCACCCCCGAGTCGGGGAGCTCCGGACTGCCGCTGCGGACCCGGGTCTGGGCCGGGTGACGGGGCCTCCCCACAGCCCCTGCCCGGAAACACCCCGCACATGAGAGACGGGGCGGTCTCCACCCCCGTTATGGGAGACCGCCCCTCGACCCACCCCCCCTCAACCCACCCCCCGCTACTCGGACTTGATCGCCCCCAGCATGTTCAGCCGGGCCGCGCGCCGAGCCGGCCACAGCGCCGCCAGCATGCCCACCACACCCGCGAGGGCGAGGAAGAGGGCGATGCGGTCCCAGGGGAGGACCAGTTCGTACGTCCGCAGGCCGCTCTTCATCAGCTCACCCGCCGCCCAGCCGAAGAAGATGCCGAGCCCGATGCCGAGGACACCGCCGAAGAGGGAGATGACCAGGGACTCCAGCCGGACCATCCGCTTGATGCCCCGCCGGTCGAGCCCGATCGCCCGCAGCATCCCGATCTCCTGGGACCGCTCGAACACCGACATGGCGAGCGTGTTGACGACCCCGAGGACGGCGACGATGACGGCCATCGCGAGCAGCCCGTACAGCAAGTTCAGCAGCAGCGTGAAGAACTGGGCGATCTCGTTCGAGATGTCCTTCTTGCTCTGGACCTTGATGCCGGGGTTGTCCCCGAGCGCCTTCTCCAGCCCGTCCTTCACCGCGGCCGACGTGCCGCCGGCCGTCTTGACCATGACCTGCATGTCGGTCGCGTCGCTCTGGTGCGGCGCGAGCGTCGCGGTGTCGAGGAGGATGCCCCGCAGGAAGTCGTTGCCCTCGTAGATCCCGCTCACCGTGAGCTTCTGGTCCTTGCCGTCCTCGTAGTGGACGGTGAACACCGAACCCGGCTTCCAGTCGTGCAGCCCGGCCGTGGACTTGTCGACGACGACGTTCGTGCCCCCGACCTCGAAGCGCCCCTCCTCGACCTTCGGGCCGACCAGGTCGCCGATGACCGCGCCGGTGACACCCGTCAGGTACTCGGTGTCGCCGTCGATCCTGGACGGCGCGTTGCGCAGCGGGCTGGTCGCCTCGACGCCCGGCGTCTCCTTCAGCTTGCGCTCCACGTCGAGCGAGAGGGCGTTGCCGTTGGCCATGGAGACGACGTAGTCGGCGCGGATCGAGTCGGACGCCATCTTCTCGATCGCCTTCTGGAGGCTCCCCGCGATCACCGTCATGCCCGTGATCAGCGTCAGCCCGATCATCAGCGCGGACGCCGTCGCGGCCGTCCGGCGCGGGTTGCGCACCGAGTTCTGGCGGGCCAGCTTGCCGGAGATCCCGAACCCCCGCATCAGCGGCCCGGCCGCCGCGATCAGCGGGCGCGACAGCAGCGGCGTCAGGATGAAGACCCCGATGATCAGCAGGACCGCGCCGATGCCCATGGCCGTGCGCGCCTCGGTGCCCTGCATCGTCGTGGCCGCCAGGACCGTCCCCGCGCCCGCGGCCGAGACCAGCGAGCCGAGCGTGTTGCGCACGACGAGGGAGCGCGTCGTCGCCTGGGCGTGCACGCTGCTCATCGCGGCGACCGGCGGGATCTTCGCGGCGCGCCGGCCCGGCAGCCAGGCGGCGAGCATGGTGATGACGACGCCGACGGCGAGCGCGGAGGCGATCGTGCCGGACGAGACGACCAGCGGGCCGTCCGGGAGGATCGCGCCCGTCATCCCCAGCAGGGCGCGCAGGCCCGCGCCGATGCCGATGCCCGCGACGAGGCCGCTCACCCCGGCGACCAGGCCGACCACGAACGCCTCGATCAGCACCGACCGCGTCACCTGCCGGCGCGAGGCGCCGACCGCGCGCAGCAGCGCCAGTTCCTTGGTGCGCTGGGCGACCAGCATCGTGAAGGTGTTGGCGATGATGAAGGTGCCGACGAAGAGGGCGATCCCGGCGAAGACCAGCAGGCCCTGCTTGAGGCCGCTCATCGACGCGGAGATCACCTCGGCCTGGTCGGCGGCGAGCTGGTCGCGCGTCGTCGTCTCGACCTTGTCCGTCGGGAGCGCCTTGTCGAGGGCCGACTTGAGGGCCGTCTGCGAGACGCCGGCGGCGGCCTTGACGTCGATCTCGTCGTACGTGCCGGTCTTGCCGAAGAGCTTCTGCGCGGTGGCCGTGTCGAAGAGGGTGAGGCTGCCGCCCGCCGCGACGTTGCCGTCGTTCGTGGTGAAGATGCCGGTGACCTTCGGGGTCAGGACGGGGCCGTCGACCGAGAGGCGGACGGTGTCGCCGACCCGGTAGCCGGCGCGCTTGGCCGTCTCGGCGTCCAGGGCGATCTCGTCCGCGCCCTTCGGGGCCGTGCCGCTGGTCAGCGGGTAGCGCGGGTCCTGGGCGCCCCAGTAGTTGCCGCCCTGGGAGTCGAAGCCCTCGCCGATGAGTTCGCCGTCCTTGTCGGCGAGGGCGGTGAAGCCGGTGACCACGCCGGTCGCCGAGGCCGCGCCGTCGACCGAGGCGGCGCGCTTCAGCAGGGCGTCGGTCAGCTCGGGCCGCTTGGCGACCTCGTCGGCCCTGGCCTTCTGGGCCTTGGGCTGGACGGCGACATCGACCTGGTCGAAGCCCTTCGCGGAGCTGTTCTCCAGGGCGCCCGAGAGGGTGTTGGTGAAGACGAGGGTCCCCGAGACGAACGCGACGCCGAGCATGACCGCGAGGACGGTCATCAGCAAGCGGGCCTTGTGCGCGAGGACGTTGCGCAGGGCGGTGCGGAACATCAGCTCGTACGGCCCTTCGCGTCGAACTGCTTCATCAGGTCGAGGACGGAGTCCGCCGTGGGGTTGTGGACCTCGTCGACCACGCGGCCGTCCGCCAGGAAGATCACGCGGTCCGCGTACGACGCGGCGACCGGATCGTGGGTCACCATCACGACCGTCTGGCCGAGCTCCCTTACGGAATTACGCAAAA encodes:
- a CDS encoding SAM-dependent methyltransferase, coding for MGGAAVRLKGALELVAGGEVPVRIRAWDGSEAGPEEGPVLVVRNRRALRRLLFKPGELGLARAWVAGDVTVEGDLYRALELLAGVIWERGEEAPSLAQSLRRADFRRGVVGLIRLAGLPLAPTPPPEEARRVRHLHTRHTDRRAISHHYDVGNEFYSLVLGPSMVYSCAYWSEDDETLEAAQRDKLELVCRKLGVGAGQRVLDVGCGWGSFAIHAAREHGARVVGVTLSQEQAALARKRVADAGLTDVVEIRVQDYRDVDDGPFDAISSIGMAEHVGAEKYLEYARRLHQLLAPGGRLLNHQIARPPRMDETAYEVDSFIDAYVFPDGELAPLGTTVTQLERAGFEVRDVESIREHYALTLRRWVSNLEDGWERALKLVSPGRARVWQLYMAASALAFERNRIGVNQVLAVRTPESGSSGLPLRTRVWAG
- a CDS encoding ABC transporter permease, which codes for MFRTALRNVLAHKARLLMTVLAVMLGVAFVSGTLVFTNTLSGALENSSAKGFDQVDVAVQPKAQKARADEVAKRPELTDALLKRAASVDGAASATGVVTGFTALADKDGELIGEGFDSQGGNYWGAQDPRYPLTSGTAPKGADEIALDAETAKRAGYRVGDTVRLSVDGPVLTPKVTGIFTTNDGNVAAGGSLTLFDTATAQKLFGKTGTYDEIDVKAAAGVSQTALKSALDKALPTDKVETTTRDQLAADQAEVISASMSGLKQGLLVFAGIALFVGTFIIANTFTMLVAQRTKELALLRAVGASRRQVTRSVLIEAFVVGLVAGVSGLVAGIGIGAGLRALLGMTGAILPDGPLVVSSGTIASALAVGVVITMLAAWLPGRRAAKIPPVAAMSSVHAQATTRSLVVRNTLGSLVSAAGAGTVLAATTMQGTEARTAMGIGAVLLIIGVFILTPLLSRPLIAAAGPLMRGFGISGKLARQNSVRNPRRTAATASALMIGLTLITGMTVIAGSLQKAIEKMASDSIRADYVVSMANGNALSLDVERKLKETPGVEATSPLRNAPSRIDGDTEYLTGVTGAVIGDLVGPKVEEGRFEVGGTNVVVDKSTAGLHDWKPGSVFTVHYEDGKDQKLTVSGIYEGNDFLRGILLDTATLAPHQSDATDMQVMVKTAGGTSAAVKDGLEKALGDNPGIKVQSKKDISNEIAQFFTLLLNLLYGLLAMAVIVAVLGVVNTLAMSVFERSQEIGMLRAIGLDRRGIKRMVRLESLVISLFGGVLGIGLGIFFGWAAGELMKSGLRTYELVLPWDRIALFLALAGVVGMLAALWPARRAARLNMLGAIKSE